In the Salvia splendens isolate huo1 chromosome 16, SspV2, whole genome shotgun sequence genome, taaaagtttaaaatcttgtGGAAATAATAACAAATGCTACTATgaatttcatttattatgaGCATCACGTTCAACAATAATGTTAAAGACAGTTCATCTGAATTTTCTATGCATCATTAAGCCAGGACTGGTAACTgtgaaaaacaaaagaaacaacaaATACAAAGGAACCCAAACTGATCACAATTTTTGCCCACAAGAAGGATGTGAACAAGTTGAGCACAAAACTATTCCATGACCAGAACCAGAGGAACCCGAACGTGAATCCAACGACTGCTCCCACGACCACTTGGCTAACTGTATGAAGACGCTGGGAGACCCGAAGCCACGCCTACAACAGCAATGTTTCAAAACACAATAACAAATTAATTCTATCAAAATTTAACTAGCAACTCTGCGCGCAGCTGTTGTATACTTACAAAATAAGAGCCGATTACAGCAAAAACACCACTCAGTGTGACTGTAAAAGCATTGACTCCGAACATCTCCACCACTACAGAGAAGGATACACATCAGATATCCAAAATGATCATATGCAGCGCAGAGGAATGTGTGCTTAAAACTCGTATAATTTGCATCCTTATTTCACGTAATTTCAACCATATTTATTACAGAAAGAATGTCATAATACTTACATGAAACAGCGAGAAATGTGATGGTATAACCTATAGACTGCGCATGAGAAGAAGGCATCCCCGGGTCTGATCTTAGTCCCGAAACCGGCCTTTCATGGTTTAGTAAATGCTTAAGTACAACTGAGAGCGTAGCGTTGAGTGCAGACCCCACAGAAGCCCATAAAGCTAGTGCATCATGCATCCAGAGAAGGAATACAATAAGAATCGCCGAGATGAGCCACTTGCTCTGAATCAAGTTTACGAAGCCAATGAAATTAGTAAATTCTTAAAGACATGAAAATGTTCATCGAGCCCAATCAATTTCAGGAAAATGGTTGCTTCCAACATGATTCATGTGCATATACATCATAAATCTGGCAATCAAGATGCACCTTTTTCTAGCTTCGGGTGTATAAAAGGATAAGTGAAGAATTCAAGAGGAGAAAACAATGCTCAAGAACAAAAATTACATGCTAATTAGTACTATATCATAGCTTTGCTTTGTGCAGCCACATTTAATGCTTACCATTAAAAATCATCTACCTTCCAGAGAAAATCATGTCACCAAATCAATGCCtcaaacacatcattattaCTTAACATCAAATAGTAGATTATGATGAAGAATACccttagaaaatgtcaacaacattAACTGCTATATCTACAAAATCTACAGCTCCTATTTATTGAATCATCATATTCCATTCTCATTAATGCTTACATTAATCAGCATGAGCACATACCTACGCAGATAAGCAACAAAATCACATACATTTTCCACAAAAAAAAAGCATCTAATTTCAAATTCTTCATCTACATATCATGCCTTATAACAACATAGCACATAAATTAACTACAATTAACACTCCAAATTCAGATGATAAACAAGAAATTTGAGGGAGACACCAACCAAATTGTTGATAGTAGCTTCAACTCCACCGTCTTCAAAAGTCAAAGACTCATTCACAAAGGCTTCTTCCTGTTCAAAAGCAGGAACGCCATCATCGGTTGTACTCGCACGGCCCCACCTTGAACCCCTCATTTTACAGAGACTTATTCTCCTAATATCGCTACAAACAGGCTTTCTGCAGCTGAATTCCCCTGAAAACCCCAATCTTTTTGAGAAACTAGTGGTGGGGCCTCGAGAATTTCTCAATTCAGGAAAAGAGTAAGCAGAAGCTGAAATGGGCGTCAAACTCGCAAACATTCTGACCTTCTTTACTTTGATTTTGGTGGGGTTTCGGTTTCTTGCTAGAGCACAGCACCAACAAATTTTGAAGTTATTCAAATTCAAGTAATTTTGgtgatttattttgaaaatcagTAATAAATGTAGTTAGGTGGATGTTAAATAACAGGTCAGATTTGACGACATTAATTATAGTAAAGAATAAAGAAGAGAAACGATTTTAATTATAGATAGACAAAAGAGTACTGCCGAACTTTTAATAGtaaaaatactcccttcgtcccatgttacttgaatttttcattttagtccgtaaatttaatattagttttttagtttaattaaatttgaatttgaagtgtaagctcttaacttaatctaacatattaattaaatacattaattctaacttcaattataaatagtgtatatAGTTTGTGACGagtcaaaatgaaaaaatacaattaacatGAAACGAAGAGATCAGGGAGTATTAAAAGAACAAATATGGCATCTGTATTCTGTGCACTAATTTTGAGCCTAAAATATGAGATTCGCCTAATTCATCCCCACATATTCCAACTGCAATATTTGCATAGCTCAATTATATATCTCaatataaaaatagtactccatatattagtataaaattaaacaaaaaatatatttcctctCATGTACTAACTTAGGTTGGGATATTTCTAAGATGCTTGTTCCCAATAAACTTATAAGATTGATTTCTaaaaactaatatttaattaataaatttaatatttagttTTAGAATACAGTTTGATACATCAAATCGGATAAATATATTATAGGAATATTATTACGCATCAATGATTTTTTCTGGGATCCACTATAACTAAGTCACTTATTTTTTACACTcattttagagcatccgcaatggtatggatgtcccggcggacttcccaaaaacacctcatgtcacGTAATAAAGACCTTCCACTGCACTGcaacgtcataaggacatcccaatgcacaatggcggacatccacaataataaaaattcacaaattcacaaatatgtcatttacggaattaaaattttgacacgaatacGGGGAAAATGCAacgattttatttttaaaaaaaagcatacatatttatattaaaaaaagtacatagtTCACCAAAAAAAACTCATCCCAAACCAAAAAACGATTCAAACAAAGTACATGTTATGCCTTGAATCCCTATAGTTGCTACTAGCCGAACGTGGtatgatatgtttttgttttaggcCTTCATTTCGGACGATAATACATGAGttagagttttttaaaaaatcgtatatatagagtttgcaacgagccgtatatatagattTTGCAACGAGCCGtgtatatagagttttttttaaaaaaattaaaaatcgagacgtccgtcgtggcaccgcaatggcgggcgtcacgacggacgtcccgacggaTGTCGTTGGAAAGCCGCAGATCTGCGGCGTCCGCAAccgacgtccgcgtccgcccC is a window encoding:
- the LOC121771251 gene encoding lipid phosphate phosphatase epsilon 2, chloroplastic-like, translated to MFASLTPISASAYSFPELRNSRGPTTSFSKRLGFSGEFSCRKPVCSDIRRISLCKMRGSRWGRASTTDDGVPAFEQEEAFVNESLTFEDGGVEATINNLSKWLISAILIVFLLWMHDALALWASVGSALNATLSVVLKHLLNHERPVSGLRSDPGMPSSHAQSIGYTITFLAVSLVEMFGVNAFTVTLSGVFAVIGSYFAWLRVSQRLHTVSQVVVGAVVGFTFGFLWFWSWNSFVLNLFTSFLWAKIVISLGSFVFVVSFVFHSYQSWLNDA